A portion of the Micromonospora vinacea genome contains these proteins:
- a CDS encoding MMPL family transporter: MSVNAAPPREAPPGRLAGRWVPWLVIGLWLALAAVMVPLSGKLSSVTTDSAVDTLPASAESTKVAVLEDSLPGGEDNTFVFVYHRAGGMTDADRATVERHYNTLAERYPPKAAAGEDDEGPATRLSTDGKAMMFTLDVSTTYGAPEAIVGPLRDAVKDRPTGLELDVTGPAAIDGDMDAVFDGIDLQVFLTTVAVVTVLLILTYRSPVLWFIPLMAVGAAALTAMATVYLLVKGFGIVVNDQNSALLTILVFGVGTDYALLLIARYRETLHHHENVRVAMVHALRGAAPAIVASAATVVAGLLCLLVADLNSTSGLGPIGAAGILCALVAMLTLFPAMLVVLGRRIFWPAIPRFSTAVQDKPGLWGRLGTGISRRRWVATLGSLGVLGVLAIGLVGNTGALREQDQFLSAPESVTGFTVLRQHFPELGGQPMTIYTRPAYQERVVDVVKRTPGVAEAVPGQTVGGWADISVFPTDAPDTAAEYDTIKRVRTAVHAVNGAEAIVGGPSAENLDTEVTTTRDEKRVIPLVLAVVLIVLGLLLRAIVAPLVLMATVIVSFAAAFGGSVFVFDTILGFKGIDYSVPLLAFLFLVALGVDYNIFLASRAREETVRLGTREGMLKALSATGGVITSAGLVLAATFAVLATLPLVMLIEVGFLVAFGVLLDALLVRSVLVPALTLLIGRRMWWPSRLSRPVELPDDQRPLVEGPAPQR; the protein is encoded by the coding sequence ATGTCAGTCAACGCAGCGCCGCCCAGGGAAGCGCCGCCCGGTCGCTTGGCAGGCCGGTGGGTGCCGTGGCTGGTGATCGGCTTGTGGCTGGCGCTGGCGGCGGTCATGGTGCCGTTGAGCGGGAAGTTGAGCTCGGTAACCACCGACAGCGCTGTGGACACCCTGCCGGCCAGCGCCGAGTCCACCAAGGTGGCGGTGCTGGAGGACAGCCTCCCCGGCGGTGAGGACAACACGTTCGTCTTCGTGTACCACCGCGCCGGCGGCATGACCGACGCCGACCGCGCGACGGTCGAGCGCCACTACAACACCCTTGCCGAGCGGTACCCGCCGAAGGCGGCGGCCGGCGAGGACGACGAGGGCCCGGCGACAAGACTCTCCACCGACGGCAAGGCGATGATGTTCACCCTCGACGTGAGCACGACCTACGGCGCACCGGAGGCCATCGTCGGCCCGTTGCGTGACGCCGTGAAGGACCGCCCCACCGGCCTGGAACTCGACGTGACCGGCCCGGCCGCGATCGACGGCGACATGGACGCTGTCTTCGACGGCATCGACCTGCAGGTCTTCCTCACCACGGTCGCCGTCGTCACGGTCCTGCTTATCCTCACCTACCGCAGCCCGGTGTTGTGGTTCATCCCGCTCATGGCTGTGGGCGCGGCCGCACTGACCGCGATGGCGACCGTCTACCTGCTCGTCAAGGGCTTCGGCATCGTGGTCAACGACCAGAACTCGGCGCTGCTGACGATCCTGGTGTTCGGCGTCGGCACGGACTACGCGCTGTTGCTCATCGCTCGATATCGGGAGACTCTGCACCACCACGAGAACGTCCGGGTCGCGATGGTCCACGCTCTACGCGGCGCGGCGCCGGCCATCGTCGCGTCCGCGGCCACCGTGGTCGCCGGCCTGCTCTGCCTGCTCGTCGCCGACCTGAACAGCACCAGCGGATTGGGCCCGATCGGCGCCGCCGGCATCCTGTGTGCGCTGGTGGCCATGCTGACGCTGTTCCCGGCGATGCTCGTGGTGCTCGGCAGGCGAATCTTCTGGCCGGCCATCCCGCGGTTCAGCACTGCCGTGCAGGACAAGCCGGGGTTGTGGGGACGGCTCGGCACCGGCATCAGCCGCCGACGGTGGGTCGCCACGCTCGGCTCGCTCGGAGTCCTCGGCGTGCTCGCCATCGGGCTGGTGGGCAACACCGGCGCCCTGCGGGAGCAGGACCAGTTCCTGTCCGCGCCGGAGTCCGTCACCGGCTTCACCGTCCTCCGCCAGCACTTCCCGGAGCTCGGCGGCCAGCCGATGACGATCTATACGCGGCCGGCGTACCAGGAGCGGGTGGTCGACGTCGTCAAGCGCACTCCCGGCGTGGCAGAGGCCGTCCCGGGCCAGACCGTCGGAGGCTGGGCCGACATCTCCGTGTTCCCGACCGACGCGCCGGACACCGCCGCGGAGTACGACACGATCAAGCGGGTGCGCACCGCTGTGCACGCGGTGAACGGGGCGGAGGCGATCGTCGGCGGGCCGAGCGCGGAGAACCTCGACACCGAGGTCACCACCACCCGCGACGAGAAGCGGGTGATCCCGCTGGTGCTCGCCGTCGTCCTGATCGTCCTCGGGCTGCTGCTCCGCGCGATCGTGGCCCCGCTGGTCCTGATGGCGACTGTGATCGTCTCGTTCGCGGCGGCCTTCGGCGGCAGCGTGTTCGTCTTCGACACGATCCTCGGGTTCAAAGGTATCGACTATTCGGTGCCGCTGCTGGCATTCCTGTTCCTGGTGGCGCTCGGCGTCGACTACAACATCTTCCTGGCCAGCCGGGCCCGGGAGGAGACAGTGCGCCTCGGCACCCGAGAGGGCATGCTGAAGGCCCTGTCGGCCACCGGTGGCGTCATCACCTCGGCAGGCCTGGTCCTGGCGGCCACGTTCGCGGTCCTCGCCACACTTCCGCTGGTGATGCTGATCGAGGTCGGGTTCCTGGTCGCCTTCGGCGTGCTGCTCGACGCCCTGCTGGTGCGGTCGGTCCTGGTGCCCGCCCTCACCCTGCTGATCGGACGGCGGATGTGGTGGCCGAGCCGGTTGTCCCGACCGGTGGAGCTGCCGGACGATCAACGGCCGCTCGTGGAGGGGCCCGCGCCGCAACGGTGA
- a CDS encoding aromatic-ring hydroxylase C-terminal domain-containing protein produces the protein MIRPDGCVAWALPTAQDLDLDLDTSALVRALGTRFGHPA, from the coding sequence CTGATCCGGCCCGACGGCTGCGTCGCCTGGGCCTTGCCCACCGCGCAGGATCTGGATCTGGACCTGGACACCTCCGCGCTGGTGCGTGCGCTCGGCACCCGGTTCGGCCACCCGGCCTGA